The genomic stretch CATTAAACTTTGAATATGGTGTATACGCTTGTTCTCTTGCTTCTAACGCCTGCTGAAATAATTGCTGTTTATTCATGTTAAGCGACCCTCTCTACCATGTATCAGGTGTGTATTTTATTTTACCTGATGAATGTATTTTATGCATTACATCTCCAAAAACTTCCTATAAAAACCTATGCTTCACTGCATTTCAACAAAAACTTTGACATAGGGAAGAAAAATGACGATTCCTATAATAATGGAGGCCACCGCCGAAAGGAAAACGGCACCAGCTGCTAAATCTTTTGCTTGTTGGGCAAGCATCGTTCGTTCTTCTGTAATGAGATCTACAGTCCTCTCAATCGCGGCATTGACCATTTCAAGCGTACAGACGATCGTCATCATAAGGATAAGGACAAGCCATTCCGTTTTCGTGATCTGAAAATAAATACCAAGCATTGAGACGAGTAAAATAGCGATAAAATGAAAACGCAAGTTCATTTCGGTATGCAAGGCATGAGAGATCCCACGTCCAGCGTAAAAAAAGCTTTTAAACCAACGTCGCCAACTCCACGGTTTACTCGTGCGTCCTTTCGATCCCGTATTCACGTAAAAGGGCCTCCTGTGTACTAAACATTTTACGCTCATCTTCTTCGGTCATATGGTCGTAGCCGATTAAGTGTAAAAAGCCATGGACAGCTAAAAAACAAAGCTCACGTAAGTCGCTATGGCCATACTCTTTTGCTTGCCTTTTTGCTGTTTCGACAGAAATGACGATATCACCAAGCATAGTAGGCACGTCTTTTGCCTCTTCAAACCATGGCTCTTCCTCTGCAGACTCCTGCATGGCAAAGGATAATACGTCCGTCGGTTGATCTTTGCCTCGATACGTTTTATTTAATTCATGGATTGTCTCATCATCTGTCAATGTGACAGACAACTCACAGGAGACAGGAACTTCCTCTAGCTGCTTTGAGCAAAACGTTAGCAAATCTATAATACGTTTTTTTGTGTACTCGTCACTATATTGCTCTTCATCAATGAGGTCAATTTCAATCATGCTTGCTTCACCTTTTTCTTTACGGTATCCGGGTATTCAATTCGCGAATGGAAAATGCCCTTTAACGTTTCACATATTGCCTTCGCAACAGTATCAAGCTCTTTTAATGTTATATCACACTCATCAAACTGCCCATCCTGCAAGCGGTCGGAAATGATGCTCCGAACAATCCCCTCAATTTTGTTTGGGTTAGGTTTTGATAATGAGCGCACCGCTGCCTCTACAGAATCGCAAATGCCAATAATGGCCGATTCTTTCGTTTGTGCCTTTGGACCAGCGTATCTAAATTCACTTTCTGGCACCTGTTTCTCCGTCGCCTCATTGGCTTTGTGATAAAAATATTTCAATAAGGTTGTGCCGTGATGCTGGGCTGCAATATCAACGATCTCAGTCGGCAGTTTATTTTCACGAAGCATTTCTGCACCATCGGTTGCATGGGCTGTAATAATGGTTTTGCTAAGCTGTGGAGCAATCTTATTATGAGGGTTTTCAAGCCCCATCTGGTTTTCAATAAAGAAGTGAGGGCGCTTTGTTTTGCCAATATCATGGTAGTAAGCGCCTACGCGTGCAAGCAGACCGTTTGCTCCAACCGCCTCGCATGCTGCCTCAGATAGGTTTGCGACCATTACACTATGGTGATAGGTTCCTGGCGTCTCAACAAGAATTTTACGAAGCATTGGATGATTAGGGCTGGAGAGTTCAATCAACCGAATTGTTGACAACATTCCAAAGCCTGCTTCGAAAAATGGCAGAAGTCCCAAGCTTAAAATGGAGGCCGCAATGCCTGAGATTAATCCAAAGCCGACGCCAATGACCATATCGCTTAACGGCTCGTAGCCAATGAGAGCCAAAGCCATAATGGTGACAATATTAATCAAAGCGACCATAATTCCCGCCTGTAGAATTCTAGCACGGTGATTTCGATTACTCAAAAACAACGTCCCCGCCAACGAACTAGCGAGAAAATAAATCGCTAAATCATAATTAAAGCTTCCTGGAACATACGTACTAAACATCAGTCCGCCTGTAATGGCAAACACAATGCTTGTCATAATAGCCACACGAGAATGAATAAGCATCTTGATTAACATCGTTCCAGCCGCAATAGGAACAACGAGACCAAAATACTCCGTGTTTTCAGGCTGAAACAAGCTGACAATTTTCATCATGATCATCATGACGGAAAAAATGATAGTGTAGATGTACAAATATACTCGTTTCGAGCGTGTTGCATCTGTTAGCCCTTTTGTGTAATACGCAACGAGTGCCGTTAACAAACCAACCAATAAGGCTAAGCCAATAAACGGCAAAGGATTTGAAGAATGGTCGAGTACTCCAACGAGATCAAGCTCACGATAGATTTCCCGGTCCACAAGCTGCCCTTCCCTAACGATTAACTGCCCAAGTTGAATCATCACTGGTTCAATATCATCTCGTACCTCTTGCTGTTGCTTTGATGTTGCTTGTGGGTCGTATACGTAATTCGGGATAATCATCGATGCCGCTATGTCTGCAACAGCACTTTTAAGGTTATCTGGCAAGCTCGTATAAGAAATTTCGCGACGGACCTCGTCTTTTTTCTCTTCGACATTGGCCACTGCGATTCGCTGATCCATGACGCGGTGAACGGATGCAACAGACGATTCATTTGCCACAGCAAGTTGGTCCGGCGTCGCATTTAAAAGTATACGAATCGTCTGGTCTGTAAATTCCCCTTTTAAATCCGGAGGCAATTCTTTTTGGATATCACTTGCTTCCACTCTAGCCGTGGTTCCGTTGCTTTCCTCAGTCGCTGAAGAGGGATCGCTAGTTTCCTCCTCATTACTTTCTGATGTTTTGCTATTTTCAATAGTACGAAAGAGAACGCCTAACGCTTCAATTTGGTTTTGTCTGTATTCACGCTTCAAAACATATTGGTATTCTACCTTCGCAAGAGCTTCGTCTATTTTTGCCTCTGTCGCCTCGGTATCTTCTACCGTAATAGGGGAATATATATCTTTTGGGGCCACTGAAAATAGACTGACATCCACTCGTTCCGGACGCACATTAGAGAACATGACACTGTACATAACGACTGCAATCACAAGTAAAAACAGTCCGAAGAGAAGCTTTCCTTGCGCTTTCTTTTTTAAGGCCTTTCTGATGCGAGACCATTGCTCGTTACCTTTCATCATCTATGTACCTTCCCTTCATAAAACGAACTGTCCTCAATCGTCCTAATGTCTTCTTCATCGTGGAAAAAGAGACCCAAAATATGGGTCTCTGCGCCAATTGCATCATTCCTGTTGTTCATCATACGCGCGAATGATGCGCTGGACGAGGGGATGTCTGACCACATCAGATTCACCAAGGTGTATAAACGAGACTCCCTCCGTTGCTTTCAAAATCTGATGGGCGACCTTTAAACCTGATTGAATTTTTCCAGGTAAATCAATTTGTGTAAGGTCACCTGTAACAATCATCTTTGACCCAAAGCCAAGTCGAGTTAAGAACATTTTAATTTGAGCAG from Aureibacillus halotolerans encodes the following:
- a CDS encoding diacylglycerol kinase family protein, translated to MNTGSKGRTSKPWSWRRWFKSFFYAGRGISHALHTEMNLRFHFIAILLVSMLGIYFQITKTEWLVLILMMTIVCTLEMVNAAIERTVDLITEERTMLAQQAKDLAAGAVFLSAVASIIIGIVIFLPYVKVFVEMQ
- the ybeY gene encoding rRNA maturation RNase YbeY, coding for MIEIDLIDEEQYSDEYTKKRIIDLLTFCSKQLEEVPVSCELSVTLTDDETIHELNKTYRGKDQPTDVLSFAMQESAEEEPWFEEAKDVPTMLGDIVISVETAKRQAKEYGHSDLRELCFLAVHGFLHLIGYDHMTEEDERKMFSTQEALLREYGIERTHE
- a CDS encoding HD family phosphohydrolase encodes the protein MMKGNEQWSRIRKALKKKAQGKLLFGLFLLVIAVVMYSVMFSNVRPERVDVSLFSVAPKDIYSPITVEDTEATEAKIDEALAKVEYQYVLKREYRQNQIEALGVLFRTIENSKTSESNEEETSDPSSATEESNGTTARVEASDIQKELPPDLKGEFTDQTIRILLNATPDQLAVANESSVASVHRVMDQRIAVANVEEKKDEVRREISYTSLPDNLKSAVADIAASMIIPNYVYDPQATSKQQQEVRDDIEPVMIQLGQLIVREGQLVDREIYRELDLVGVLDHSSNPLPFIGLALLVGLLTALVAYYTKGLTDATRSKRVYLYIYTIIFSVMMIMMKIVSLFQPENTEYFGLVVPIAAGTMLIKMLIHSRVAIMTSIVFAITGGLMFSTYVPGSFNYDLAIYFLASSLAGTLFLSNRNHRARILQAGIMVALINIVTIMALALIGYEPLSDMVIGVGFGLISGIAASILSLGLLPFFEAGFGMLSTIRLIELSSPNHPMLRKILVETPGTYHHSVMVANLSEAACEAVGANGLLARVGAYYHDIGKTKRPHFFIENQMGLENPHNKIAPQLSKTIITAHATDGAEMLRENKLPTEIVDIAAQHHGTTLLKYFYHKANEATEKQVPESEFRYAGPKAQTKESAIIGICDSVEAAVRSLSKPNPNKIEGIVRSIISDRLQDGQFDECDITLKELDTVAKAICETLKGIFHSRIEYPDTVKKKVKQA